A DNA window from Massilia putida contains the following coding sequences:
- a CDS encoding peroxiredoxin encodes MTIQIGDRLPEGSLQEFIDVETEGCALGPNTFNVSDLVKGRTIAIFGLPGAFTPTCSAQHLPGYIQLADQLKAKGVDEIWCISVNDAFVMGAWGRDQKATGIVRMMADGSATFTKALGLEFDLVAKGFGVRSKRYSMLVQDGVVKQLNIENGGFDVSSAETLLKQLG; translated from the coding sequence TCGACGTCGAAACCGAAGGTTGCGCGCTCGGTCCGAACACGTTCAACGTGTCCGACCTCGTCAAAGGTAGGACCATCGCCATCTTCGGCCTGCCGGGCGCGTTCACCCCGACGTGCTCGGCCCAGCACCTGCCCGGCTACATCCAGCTGGCCGACCAGCTGAAAGCCAAGGGTGTCGACGAGATCTGGTGCATCTCCGTCAACGACGCGTTCGTGATGGGCGCGTGGGGCCGCGACCAGAAGGCTACCGGCATCGTGCGCATGATGGCCGACGGCAGCGCCACCTTCACCAAGGCACTGGGCCTGGAATTCGACCTCGTCGCCAAGGGCTTCGGTGTGCGTTCCAAGCGTTACTCGATGCTCGTGCAGGACGGCGTCGTCAAGCAGCTGAACATCGAGAACGGCGGCTTCGACGTGTCGTCGGCCGAGACGCTGCTGAAGCAACTGGGCTGA
- a CDS encoding GNAT family N-acetyltransferase, with amino-acid sequence MIINTETPDQPEVRDMLARLDAYCAALYPAESNHLLDVASLMQGDVLFLVARDVDGAAVGCAALVNRQTYGEVKRMFVDERKRGLGTGRKLLEHLVMFARMSGLSVLRLETGIHQPEAIGLYERAGFERRAPFGDYQEDPLSLFMEKRL; translated from the coding sequence TTGATCATCAACACCGAGACGCCGGACCAGCCCGAGGTGCGCGACATGCTCGCGCGCCTCGACGCGTACTGCGCCGCGTTGTACCCGGCCGAGAGCAATCACCTGTTGGATGTGGCGTCGCTCATGCAGGGCGACGTGCTGTTCCTCGTCGCGCGCGACGTCGACGGCGCGGCGGTCGGTTGCGCGGCCCTCGTCAACCGGCAGACGTACGGCGAGGTGAAACGGATGTTCGTCGACGAGCGCAAACGCGGCCTGGGCACGGGCCGCAAGCTGCTCGAGCATCTCGTGATGTTCGCGCGGATGTCGGGCCTGTCCGTGCTGCGGCTGGAAACCGGCATCCACCAGCCGGAGGCGATCGGCCTGTACGAGCGCGCCGGTTTCGAGCGCCGCGCGCCGTTCGGCGATTACCAGGAAGACCCGCTGTCGCTGTTCATGGAGAAGCGGCTGTGA
- a CDS encoding DMT family transporter yields the protein MLVCVAMFSIMDMTMKLLSAHFPAMQVAAIRALSALPLVGAYLFWRGGQRSLLRIRWPLHLLRGAIGIAMLSLFTYGLKTLSLAEAYSIFFVGPILITALSVFVLGERVNGARWIAIGVGMAGVLVVLRPTGAGFFTLGGLAVLAAAVCYAVSAVAGRVLARTDRGEHMMFWLMVLMALGATPLAAPAWVPVQAEHWLLILSLAVSGFFGQLALTEAFSHGEASVVAPFEYTALAWGVAIDWLMWKTLPDEYTLLGAAIIIGSGLYLIRHETVHAEAEHP from the coding sequence ATGCTGGTCTGCGTCGCCATGTTCTCGATCATGGACATGACGATGAAGCTCCTGTCCGCGCATTTCCCGGCGATGCAGGTGGCGGCGATCCGCGCGCTGTCCGCGCTGCCGCTCGTCGGCGCGTATCTGTTCTGGCGCGGCGGCCAGCGTTCGCTGCTGCGCATCCGCTGGCCGCTGCACCTGCTGCGCGGGGCCATCGGCATCGCGATGCTGTCGCTGTTCACGTACGGCCTCAAGACGCTGTCGCTGGCCGAGGCGTATTCGATCTTCTTCGTCGGTCCGATCCTGATCACGGCGCTGTCCGTGTTCGTGCTGGGCGAGCGCGTGAACGGTGCGCGCTGGATCGCGATCGGCGTCGGCATGGCCGGCGTGCTCGTCGTGCTGCGGCCGACCGGCGCCGGCTTCTTCACCCTGGGCGGACTCGCCGTGCTGGCCGCGGCCGTGTGCTATGCCGTGTCGGCCGTCGCCGGCCGCGTGCTGGCGCGTACGGACCGGGGCGAGCACATGATGTTCTGGCTGATGGTCTTGATGGCCCTCGGCGCGACGCCGCTGGCCGCGCCCGCGTGGGTGCCCGTGCAGGCCGAGCACTGGCTGTTGATCTTGTCGCTGGCCGTCAGCGGTTTCTTCGGCCAGCTGGCGCTGACGGAAGCGTTCAGCCATGGCGAGGCGTCGGTCGTGGCACCGTTCGAGTACACGGCGCTGGCGTGGGGCGTGGCCATCGACTGGCTCATGTGGAAAACCTTGCCAGATGAATATACTTTGCTGGGTGCCGCCATCATCATTGGCAGTGGCCTGTACCTGATCCGCCACGAAACCGTGCACGCGGAGGCCGAGCATCCGTGA
- the lpxC gene encoding UDP-3-O-acyl-N-acetylglucosamine deacetylase, translating into MLKQRTIKQLVRTTGVGLHSGTKVELTLRPAAADTGIVFRRVDLDPIVEFPSNADIVGDTRMASVLTQGNARVSTVEHLMSACAGLGIDNLYVDVTAEEIPIMDGSASSFVFLLQQAGVQEQAAPKKFIRVLAPVEVRQGSGANEKWARLSPYDGFKLDFFIEFNHPAVDGTTQRAVVDFGKVSYVHDVARARTFGFMQDVESLRGMGLARGGSLENAIVMDEYRILNADGLRYEDEFVRHKILDAIGDLYLVGAPLLASYEAHKSGHGLNNLLLRELLAHPEAYEIVSFDAQERAPVSYGAQMEREWALT; encoded by the coding sequence ATGCTCAAACAACGAACCATCAAACAACTGGTGCGCACGACAGGTGTCGGCCTGCACTCCGGCACCAAGGTCGAGCTGACCCTGCGTCCGGCCGCCGCCGATACGGGCATCGTGTTCCGCCGCGTCGACCTCGACCCCATCGTCGAGTTCCCGTCGAATGCCGACATCGTGGGCGACACGCGCATGGCGTCGGTGCTCACGCAGGGCAATGCGCGCGTCTCGACCGTCGAGCACCTGATGTCGGCCTGCGCCGGTCTCGGCATCGACAATCTGTATGTCGACGTCACGGCCGAAGAGATTCCGATCATGGACGGTTCCGCGTCGTCGTTCGTGTTCCTGCTGCAGCAGGCGGGCGTGCAGGAGCAGGCCGCGCCCAAGAAATTCATCCGCGTGTTGGCCCCCGTGGAAGTCCGCCAGGGCAGCGGCGCCAACGAAAAATGGGCGCGCTTGAGCCCGTACGACGGCTTCAAGCTCGACTTCTTCATCGAATTCAACCACCCGGCCGTGGACGGCACGACGCAGCGCGCCGTCGTCGACTTCGGCAAGGTCTCGTACGTGCACGACGTGGCGCGTGCCCGCACGTTCGGCTTCATGCAGGACGTGGAAAGCCTGCGCGGCATGGGCCTGGCGCGCGGCGGCTCGCTGGAAAACGCGATCGTGATGGACGAGTACCGCATCCTGAACGCGGACGGCCTGCGCTACGAAGACGAATTCGTGCGCCACAAGATCCTCGATGCGATCGGCGACCTGTACCTCGTCGGCGCGCCGCTGCTGGCCAGCTACGAGGCGCACAAGTCGGGCCACGGCCTCAACAACCTGTTGCTGCGCGAATTGCTGGCGCATCCGGAAGCGTACGAGATCGTGTCTTTCGATGCGCAGGAGCGGGCGCCCGTGTCGTATGGGGCGCAGATGGAGCGGGAGTGGGCGCTGACGTAG
- a CDS encoding DciA family protein, which produces MQSPNQRPFHIYGTRDRKTSFVATDFLRSNDRLAALMPTALRVGNLQRDVKAILPPMYAGCDVLSFQEATLTLAVPSSAVAAKLKQQLPKLQAGLQKKGWQVDNVRIKIQMRPNVPVREEPKQSTLTLPPTAVEAFEQLGETLPETQQNAALIAAIRRLAARRK; this is translated from the coding sequence ATGCAGTCTCCGAATCAGCGTCCCTTCCATATCTACGGCACCCGCGACCGCAAGACGTCGTTCGTGGCGACCGACTTCCTGCGCTCCAACGACCGTCTCGCCGCCCTCATGCCGACCGCCCTGCGCGTGGGCAACCTGCAGCGCGACGTCAAGGCGATCCTGCCGCCGATGTACGCCGGCTGCGACGTGCTGTCGTTCCAGGAGGCTACGCTGACGCTCGCCGTGCCCTCCTCGGCCGTCGCAGCCAAGCTCAAGCAGCAGCTGCCCAAGTTGCAGGCGGGTTTGCAGAAAAAGGGATGGCAGGTGGACAACGTGCGCATCAAGATCCAGATGCGGCCGAACGTGCCCGTGCGCGAGGAACCGAAACAGTCGACCTTGACCCTGCCGCCGACGGCGGTGGAAGCGTTCGAGCAGTTGGGGGAAACGTTGCCGGAGACCCAGCAGAATGCGGCGCTGATCGCGGCGATCAGACGGCTGGCGGCGCGGCGCAAGTAG
- the secA gene encoding preprotein translocase subunit SecA, whose product MSFLTKIFGSRNQRLLKQYQKSVREINALEPQMEALSDADLQAKTNEFKQRLAGGATLDDILVEAFAVCREAAKRVLKMRHFDVQLIGGMVLHYGKIAEMGTGEGKTLMATLPVYLNALSGKGVHVVTVNDYLAQRDAEQMGRLYGWLGLTTGVNLSQMDHDSKQKAYGSDITYGTNNEYGFDYLRDNMVYDARERVQRGLNFAVVDEVDSILIDEARTPLIISGQAENHTELYHKINEVPPLLTLQIGEETPDGKGQIEVPGDYTKDEKAHTVLLTEAGHEKAEAILTKMGLLPEGASLYDAANITLIHHLYAALRAHVLYHKDQHYVVQNNEVVIVDEFTGRLMTGRRWSDGLHQAVEAKEGVRIQNENQTLASITFQNYFRMYAKLSGMTGTADTEAYEFQEIYGLETVVVPPNRPSQRKDRQDQVYKTAQEKYQAMLNDIRDCYERGQPVLVGTTSIENSELLSGILTKAGLPHNVLNAKQHAREAEIIAQAGRPKMITIATNMAGRGTDIVLGGNVEKQIQFIEADPNLTPEQKAEQSAKLRSEWQSLHDHVVAQGGLHIIGTERHESRRVDNQLRGRSGRQGDPGSSRFYLSLDDPLLRIFAGDRVRAVMDRLKMPEGEPIEAGMVTRSIEGAQRKVEARNFDIRKQLLEYDDVANDQRKVIYTQRNELLEAADISELIASLRTGVFTDVVRTYVPAESVEEQWDIPTLERVLADEWSLSVPLTKLLEEEPNLNDDDILERVLAAAEASYEAKVGIVGKEAFGGFERNVMLQNIDTHWREHLAALDHLRQGIHLRGYAQKNPKQEYKREAFELFGAMLDQIKNEVIRTIMTVRIQTREEVEAAEAAMQAAAAHLENVNYQHADFDPTAAPEELMAPLAATPGTTAMADDPATTYMGVKVGRNDPCPCGSGKKFKACHGKLA is encoded by the coding sequence ATGTCATTCCTGACCAAGATTTTCGGCAGCCGTAACCAGCGTCTGCTCAAGCAATACCAAAAATCCGTGCGCGAGATCAACGCGCTCGAACCGCAGATGGAAGCGCTGTCGGACGCCGATCTCCAGGCAAAGACGAACGAATTCAAGCAACGCCTGGCCGGGGGCGCGACCCTGGACGACATCCTCGTGGAAGCCTTTGCCGTCTGCCGCGAGGCCGCGAAGCGCGTCTTGAAGATGCGCCACTTCGACGTGCAGCTGATCGGCGGCATGGTCCTCCACTACGGCAAGATCGCCGAGATGGGGACCGGTGAAGGCAAGACGCTGATGGCGACCTTGCCCGTCTACCTGAACGCACTGTCCGGCAAGGGCGTGCACGTCGTGACGGTCAACGATTACCTGGCCCAGCGCGACGCCGAGCAGATGGGCCGTTTGTACGGCTGGCTCGGTTTGACGACGGGCGTGAACCTGTCGCAGATGGATCACGACAGCAAGCAGAAAGCCTACGGTTCCGACATCACCTACGGCACCAATAACGAATACGGCTTCGACTACCTGCGCGACAACATGGTGTACGACGCGCGCGAGCGCGTGCAGCGCGGCCTGAACTTCGCCGTCGTCGACGAAGTGGACTCCATCCTGATCGACGAGGCGCGGACCCCGCTGATCATTTCCGGCCAGGCCGAGAACCACACGGAGCTGTACCACAAGATCAACGAAGTCCCGCCGCTGCTCACCTTGCAGATCGGCGAGGAGACCCCGGACGGCAAGGGCCAGATCGAAGTCCCGGGCGACTACACGAAGGACGAGAAGGCGCACACCGTGCTGCTGACCGAGGCCGGCCACGAGAAGGCCGAAGCCATCCTGACGAAGATGGGCCTGCTGCCGGAAGGCGCGTCGCTGTACGATGCCGCCAACATCACGCTGATCCACCACCTGTACGCCGCCCTGCGCGCGCACGTGCTGTACCACAAGGACCAGCACTACGTCGTGCAGAACAACGAGGTCGTGATCGTCGACGAATTCACCGGCCGCCTGATGACGGGCCGCCGCTGGTCCGACGGCCTGCACCAGGCCGTGGAAGCGAAAGAGGGCGTGCGCATCCAGAACGAGAACCAGACGCTGGCCTCGATCACCTTCCAGAACTACTTCCGCATGTACGCCAAGCTGTCCGGCATGACCGGTACGGCGGATACGGAAGCGTACGAATTCCAGGAGATCTACGGCCTGGAAACCGTCGTCGTCCCGCCGAACCGGCCGTCGCAGCGCAAGGACCGCCAGGACCAGGTCTACAAGACGGCGCAGGAAAAATACCAGGCCATGCTGAACGACATCCGCGACTGCTACGAGCGCGGCCAGCCGGTGCTGGTCGGCACGACGTCGATCGAGAACTCGGAACTGCTGTCCGGCATCCTGACCAAGGCGGGCCTGCCGCACAATGTGCTGAACGCGAAGCAGCACGCGCGCGAGGCCGAGATCATCGCGCAGGCCGGTCGTCCCAAGATGATCACCATCGCCACCAACATGGCGGGCCGCGGTACCGACATCGTCCTGGGCGGCAACGTCGAGAAGCAGATCCAGTTCATCGAGGCCGATCCGAACCTGACGCCGGAACAGAAGGCCGAGCAGTCGGCCAAGCTGCGCTCGGAATGGCAATCGCTGCACGACCACGTCGTCGCGCAGGGCGGCCTGCACATCATCGGCACCGAACGCCACGAGTCGCGCCGCGTCGACAACCAGCTGCGCGGCCGTTCGGGACGCCAGGGCGACCCGGGCTCCTCGCGCTTCTACCTGTCGCTGGACGACCCGTTGCTGCGCATCTTCGCGGGCGACCGCGTGCGCGCCGTGATGGACCGCCTCAAGATGCCGGAAGGCGAACCGATCGAAGCGGGCATGGTCACGCGTTCGATCGAAGGCGCCCAGCGCAAGGTCGAGGCCCGCAACTTCGACATCCGCAAGCAGCTGCTGGAATACGACGACGTCGCCAACGACCAGCGCAAGGTGATCTACACGCAGCGTAACGAGCTGCTGGAAGCGGCCGACATCTCCGAGCTGATCGCCAGCCTGCGTACCGGCGTGTTCACCGACGTCGTGCGCACCTACGTGCCGGCGGAGTCGGTGGAAGAGCAGTGGGACATTCCGACCCTCGAGCGCGTGCTGGCCGACGAGTGGTCGCTGTCCGTGCCGCTCACGAAGCTGCTGGAAGAAGAGCCGAACCTGAACGACGACGACATCCTGGAGCGCGTGCTGGCCGCTGCCGAGGCGTCGTACGAAGCGAAAGTCGGCATCGTCGGCAAGGAAGCGTTCGGCGGCTTCGAGCGCAACGTCATGCTGCAGAATATCGACACGCACTGGCGCGAGCACCTGGCCGCGCTGGATCACCTGCGCCAGGGCATCCACCTGCGCGGCTATGCGCAGAAGAACCCGAAGCAGGAGTACAAGCGCGAAGCGTTCGAGCTGTTCGGCGCCATGCTGGACCAGATCAAGAACGAAGTCATTCGCACCATCATGACCGTCCGCATCCAGACCCGCGAAGAAGTCGAGGCGGCGGAAGCGGCCATGCAGGCGGCTGCGGCGCACCTGGAGAACGTCAATTACCAGCACGCCGACTTCGATCCGACGGCCGCGCCGGAAGAATTGATGGCGCCCCTCGCGGCGACCCCGGGCACCACCGCGATGGCGGACGATCCGGCCACGACCTATATGGGCGTGAAGGTCGGCCGCAACGATCCGTGCCCATGCGGCAGCGGCAAGAAGTTCAAGGCGTGCCACGGCAAGCTGGCGTGA
- a CDS encoding MerR family transcriptional regulator, translating to MLKVGELAALANLTVRTLHHYDSIGLLRPSARSDAGYRLYDRDDVARLHRIQALRAFGLSLSDIGLTLDIPAGSPLAIVDRQLEALETRMAQASRARDQLLRVRAELVRGGAPDLSTWLTTLENTMDMTNVYERYFTKEELDRLPMVRNDAAKAQWQGMVEQARGLIESQVPPHADAAKAFATRWLQTFDRDTGGDAALAAKLNVMADREKDAVGMLQPVLDYVKAAVGALKLDTWAKYMRPEIVERMGRHFAARGHEWTALIAQVQAEIKADPGGSGPRARDLGRQWMDLFHAMVGTDQHDIDAFRKATATEPLLRMGPGIGDATLAWLRKALTA from the coding sequence ATGCTGAAAGTGGGAGAGCTGGCCGCCCTGGCCAACCTGACGGTACGCACCCTGCACCACTACGACAGCATCGGCCTGCTCCGTCCCTCGGCGCGTTCCGATGCCGGCTACCGGCTCTACGACCGCGACGACGTGGCGCGCCTGCACCGCATTCAGGCCCTGCGCGCGTTCGGTCTGAGCCTGTCCGACATCGGCCTCACGCTGGACATTCCGGCGGGCTCGCCGCTGGCGATCGTCGACCGCCAGCTGGAAGCGCTCGAAACACGCATGGCGCAAGCCTCGCGCGCGCGCGACCAGCTGCTGCGGGTACGCGCAGAGCTCGTGCGCGGCGGCGCGCCTGACCTGTCCACGTGGCTCACCACTCTGGAGAACACCATGGACATGACGAACGTGTACGAACGCTACTTCACCAAGGAAGAACTGGACCGCCTGCCGATGGTCCGCAACGATGCCGCGAAGGCCCAGTGGCAAGGCATGGTCGAGCAGGCGCGCGGCCTGATCGAATCGCAGGTCCCGCCGCATGCCGATGCCGCCAAGGCCTTCGCCACGCGCTGGCTGCAGACGTTCGACCGCGACACCGGCGGCGACGCGGCGCTCGCGGCGAAGCTCAACGTGATGGCCGATCGCGAGAAGGACGCCGTCGGCATGCTGCAGCCCGTGCTGGACTACGTGAAGGCCGCCGTCGGCGCGCTCAAGCTGGACACGTGGGCGAAATACATGCGGCCGGAAATCGTCGAACGCATGGGCCGCCACTTCGCCGCGCGCGGCCACGAGTGGACGGCCCTGATCGCGCAGGTGCAGGCCGAGATCAAGGCCGATCCGGGAGGCTCCGGACCGCGGGCGCGCGACCTCGGACGCCAATGGATGGACCTGTTCCATGCCATGGTCGGCACCGACCAGCACGATATCGACGCCTTCCGCAAGGCCACCGCGACGGAACCCCTGCTGCGCATGGGGCCCGGCATCGGCGATGCGACGCTGGCCTGGCTGCGCAAGGCGCTGACCGCCTGA
- a CDS encoding AI-2E family transporter, whose amino-acid sequence MTDNQRDVLSAGFSLAIVLCALFVTQRFILPLLWAAILCIATWPLYVRARTLLKGRTILAAALVTIVAAIVFITPLALGVTQAARQAPALAQLVAGANTEGLAAPEWLHRIPFAGDAIYNWWLATLGQPHGLAHLLQDGSVGRMQTASEVLKRVGSGVMHRLIDVLFAFLCLFFFYKDGAALQRQTNAIGAHMIGAERWTLFSLKVPVAVRATVNGLVLVGLAEGVLLGIGYQFAGVPSAVLWAAVTGILAIIPFGAPLAFGAAAALLAYQGATIAAIAILVLGIVILFVADHFVRPAMIGNATQLPFLAVLLGILGGVETLGLIGLFVGPVVMTLFVTLWHEARALREAHTA is encoded by the coding sequence ATGACCGACAACCAACGCGATGTGCTGAGCGCCGGCTTTTCGCTGGCGATCGTCCTGTGCGCCCTGTTCGTGACGCAGCGCTTCATCCTGCCGCTGCTGTGGGCAGCCATCCTGTGCATCGCCACTTGGCCGTTGTACGTGCGCGCCCGCACGCTGTTGAAAGGGCGCACCATCCTCGCGGCGGCCCTCGTCACCATCGTCGCCGCCATCGTCTTCATCACCCCGCTCGCGCTGGGCGTCACGCAGGCCGCGCGCCAGGCGCCGGCGCTGGCCCAGCTGGTCGCCGGCGCCAATACGGAAGGTCTCGCGGCACCGGAATGGCTGCACCGCATCCCGTTCGCCGGCGACGCCATCTACAACTGGTGGCTCGCCACGCTGGGCCAGCCGCACGGCCTCGCACACCTGCTGCAGGACGGTTCCGTCGGCCGCATGCAGACCGCCAGCGAAGTGCTCAAGCGGGTGGGCAGCGGCGTCATGCACCGTCTCATCGACGTGCTGTTCGCGTTCCTCTGCCTGTTCTTCTTCTACAAGGACGGCGCCGCGCTGCAGCGCCAGACGAACGCCATCGGCGCGCACATGATCGGCGCCGAGCGCTGGACCCTGTTCTCGCTGAAGGTGCCCGTCGCCGTGCGCGCCACCGTCAACGGCCTCGTGCTCGTCGGCCTCGCGGAAGGCGTCCTGCTGGGCATCGGCTACCAGTTCGCGGGCGTGCCATCGGCCGTGCTGTGGGCCGCGGTCACGGGCATCCTCGCCATCATCCCGTTCGGCGCGCCGCTCGCCTTCGGCGCGGCCGCCGCCCTGCTGGCCTACCAGGGCGCGACGATCGCCGCGATCGCGATCCTCGTCCTGGGCATCGTGATCCTGTTCGTGGCCGACCACTTCGTGCGTCCCGCGATGATCGGCAACGCGACGCAGCTGCCCTTCCTCGCGGTCCTGCTGGGCATCCTCGGCGGCGTCGAGACGCTGGGCCTGATCGGCCTGTTCGTCGGTCCGGTCGTGATGACCTTGTTCGTCACCCTGTGGCACGAGGCGCGCGCCTTGCGCGAAGCGCATACCGCTTGA
- the argJ gene encoding bifunctional glutamate N-acetyltransferase/amino-acid acetyltransferase ArgJ — translation MAVNSPLPVAADLKPVAGIELGYAEAGIKKPNRKDVLVMKLAEGATVAGVFTKNRFCAAPVQVSKANLEAVKGGGKPIRALVVNTGNANAGTGEPGLQNAQATCAEVARLLGLDAQQVLPFSTGVILEPLPVQKIVAGLPAAIANLKADNWFNAAEAIMTTDTQPKAASVTTTIGGHAVTMTGISKGAGMIKPNMATMLGYLAFDAKVAQPVLDELVKYAADRSFNSITIDGDTSTNDSFILVATGAGSLVVDSTDSQDYIALRDAVTGISRHLAQQIIRDGEGATKFITITVEQGRDMEECRKIAYAIAHSPLVKTAFFASDPNLGRILAAIGYAGVDDLDTSKLDLYLDDVLVAKVGGRNPEYKEADGQRVMKKAEILVRVVLARGEQDATVWTCDLSHDYVSINADYRS, via the coding sequence ATGGCCGTCAATTCCCCCCTGCCCGTCGCCGCCGACCTGAAACCCGTCGCCGGCATCGAACTCGGTTACGCCGAAGCCGGCATCAAGAAGCCGAACCGCAAGGATGTGCTGGTGATGAAGCTCGCCGAAGGGGCGACCGTCGCCGGCGTGTTCACGAAGAACCGCTTCTGCGCGGCGCCGGTCCAGGTGAGCAAGGCGAATCTCGAGGCGGTGAAGGGTGGCGGCAAGCCGATCCGCGCGCTGGTCGTCAACACGGGCAACGCGAACGCGGGTACCGGTGAACCGGGCCTGCAGAACGCGCAGGCCACGTGCGCCGAAGTCGCGCGCCTGCTGGGCCTCGACGCGCAGCAGGTGCTGCCGTTCTCCACCGGCGTGATCCTCGAGCCGCTGCCGGTGCAAAAGATCGTCGCGGGCCTGCCGGCCGCCATCGCGAACCTGAAGGCCGACAACTGGTTCAACGCGGCCGAAGCCATCATGACGACGGACACCCAGCCGAAAGCGGCTTCCGTCACGACCACGATCGGCGGCCACGCCGTCACGATGACCGGCATCAGCAAGGGCGCCGGCATGATCAAGCCGAACATGGCGACGATGCTGGGCTACCTGGCGTTCGACGCGAAGGTCGCGCAGCCGGTGCTGGACGAACTCGTGAAGTACGCGGCCGACCGCTCGTTCAACAGCATCACCATCGACGGCGACACGTCGACCAACGATTCCTTCATCCTCGTCGCCACGGGCGCCGGTTCGCTCGTCGTCGATTCGACCGACAGCCAGGACTACATCGCGCTGCGCGACGCCGTCACCGGCATCTCGCGCCACCTGGCGCAGCAGATCATCCGCGACGGCGAAGGCGCCACCAAGTTCATCACCATCACGGTGGAGCAGGGCCGCGACATGGAAGAGTGCCGCAAGATCGCCTACGCCATCGCCCACTCGCCGCTCGTGAAGACCGCGTTCTTCGCCTCCGACCCGAACCTGGGCCGCATCCTGGCCGCGATCGGCTACGCGGGCGTGGACGACCTGGATACGTCGAAGCTGGACCTGTACCTCGACGACGTCCTCGTCGCCAAGGTCGGCGGCCGCAACCCCGAGTACAAGGAAGCGGACGGCCAGCGCGTGATGAAGAAGGCCGAGATCCTCGTGCGCGTCGTGCTCGCGCGCGGCGAGCAAGACGCGACCGTGTGGACCTGCGACCTGTCGCACGACTACGTTTCGATCAACGCCGACTATCGTTCGTAA
- a CDS encoding ATP-binding protein, protein MNQLENFLHRAEALLARVEALLPPAAPRDPDFRHGYAYRWRKRPGAGNVKYLQAVTHASHIRLDDLQHIGPQKDQIEQNTRQFVTKRPANNVLLTGARGTGKSSLIKACLNQFAPQGLRLIEVDKADLADLPDIVDLVAGRPERFVIFCDDLSFEEGEAGYKALKVALDGSIAAQSDNVLIYATSNRRHLMPEKFSDNDGYKHVADDDLHPAETVEEKISLSERFGLWLSFYPFKQDDYLDIVGHWLSSFGCTPEQIASARGDALRWALGRGSRSGRVAWQFAKDYAGKLPPAPVQEQVDV, encoded by the coding sequence ATGAATCAGCTGGAAAACTTCCTGCACCGCGCCGAGGCGTTGCTGGCGCGCGTGGAGGCCTTGCTGCCGCCCGCCGCGCCGCGCGATCCGGATTTCAGACACGGCTATGCCTACCGCTGGCGCAAGCGCCCGGGTGCGGGCAACGTCAAGTACCTGCAAGCGGTCACGCACGCGTCGCACATCCGCCTGGACGACTTGCAGCACATCGGTCCGCAGAAGGACCAGATCGAGCAGAACACGCGCCAGTTCGTGACGAAGCGCCCGGCCAACAACGTGCTGCTGACGGGCGCGCGCGGCACCGGTAAATCGTCGCTGATCAAGGCGTGCCTGAACCAGTTCGCGCCGCAGGGCCTGCGCCTGATCGAAGTGGACAAGGCCGACCTGGCCGACCTGCCCGACATCGTCGACCTCGTCGCGGGCCGGCCGGAGCGCTTCGTGATCTTTTGCGACGACCTCAGTTTCGAAGAGGGCGAAGCGGGCTACAAGGCGTTGAAGGTGGCCCTGGACGGCAGCATCGCGGCGCAGTCGGACAATGTGCTGATCTACGCGACGTCGAACCGCCGTCACCTGATGCCGGAAAAATTTTCCGACAACGACGGCTACAAGCACGTGGCCGACGACGACCTGCACCCGGCCGAGACGGTCGAGGAAAAGATCTCGCTGTCCGAACGCTTCGGCCTGTGGCTGTCGTTCTATCCGTTCAAGCAGGACGACTACCTGGACATCGTCGGTCACTGGCTGTCGAGTTTCGGCTGCACGCCGGAACAGATCGCGTCGGCACGCGGCGACGCGCTGCGCTGGGCGCTGGGCCGCGGCTCGCGCTCGGGCCGCGTGGCGTGGCAGTTCGCCAAGGACTACGCGGGCAAGCTGCCGCCCGCGCCGGTACAGGAACAGGTCGATGTCTGA
- a CDS encoding NUDIX domain-containing protein translates to MSEAAKKPVDVAVGVLMRPNGDVLLGQRPDGKPYAGYWEFPGGKVEPGEDIFHALQREFVEELGVKVISAEPWCCVEHVYEHAHVRLYFYISREWEGEPQSLEGQAFAWQGAYAVSPLLPATIPLLEWLDQVRYAGNPC, encoded by the coding sequence ATGTCTGAAGCGGCGAAAAAACCGGTGGACGTCGCCGTGGGCGTGCTGATGCGCCCGAACGGCGACGTGCTGCTCGGCCAGCGCCCCGACGGCAAGCCGTATGCGGGTTATTGGGAATTCCCGGGCGGGAAAGTCGAGCCGGGCGAGGACATCTTCCATGCGCTGCAGCGCGAGTTCGTCGAAGAGCTGGGCGTGAAGGTGATCTCGGCCGAGCCGTGGTGCTGCGTCGAACACGTGTACGAGCATGCGCACGTGCGGCTGTACTTCTACATCAGCCGCGAGTGGGAAGGCGAGCCGCAAAGCCTGGAAGGGCAGGCGTTCGCGTGGCAGGGCGCGTATGCCGTCAGTCCGCTGCTGCCGGCGACCATTCCGTTGCTGGAGTGGCTGGATCAGGTGCGGTATGCGGGGAATCCATGCTGA